In the genome of Myxococcus guangdongensis, one region contains:
- a CDS encoding sensor histidine kinase produces the protein MKWRIASVAFLLASLCTGLSWLSLQPVLIRLLELGRRLARPGTPDAEVLSQVRGFLPLALGLDLVALTLLAYGILYLTVGRPLRSAEEMVEQLGRLEPDPHLSPTQGGPLLSRMQRALQRLADALRQEQSLTRSQMESLREANTRLTRAQTELVTSERLATVGRLAAGVAHEVGNPLAGILGYLSLARMKAPSAELKDYLERIDHEVQRIDRIVRGLLDLGRPETASPGPVDVGSVVETCVRLVRAAPELASVSVELSLEPGVLARAEPGPLSQILINLLLNAAQAMGGQGSVSVTTRLEAGEARVVVRDHGPGIPPEVMPRLFEPFFTTKGRQGTGLGLAVSLRLAQVMGGRLGAENLPEGGACFTVALPAV, from the coding sequence ATGAAGTGGCGCATCGCCAGCGTCGCGTTCCTGCTGGCCTCGCTCTGCACGGGCCTGTCCTGGCTGTCGCTCCAGCCGGTCCTCATCCGGCTCCTGGAACTGGGGCGGAGGCTGGCCCGGCCGGGCACGCCGGACGCGGAGGTGCTGTCGCAGGTGCGGGGCTTCCTGCCGCTGGCGCTCGGGTTGGACCTGGTGGCGCTCACGCTGCTGGCCTACGGGATTCTGTACCTGACGGTGGGGCGCCCGTTGCGCTCGGCCGAGGAGATGGTGGAGCAGCTCGGTCGCCTGGAGCCGGACCCGCACCTGTCGCCCACGCAGGGTGGCCCGCTGCTGTCTCGCATGCAGCGCGCGCTGCAGCGACTGGCGGACGCGCTGCGCCAGGAGCAGTCCCTCACGCGCTCCCAGATGGAGTCGCTGCGCGAGGCGAACACGCGGTTGACCCGCGCGCAGACGGAGCTCGTGACCTCCGAGCGGCTCGCCACCGTGGGGCGGCTGGCGGCGGGCGTGGCGCACGAGGTGGGAAATCCTCTCGCGGGCATCCTGGGCTACCTGTCCCTGGCGCGGATGAAGGCGCCCTCCGCGGAGCTGAAGGACTACCTGGAGCGCATCGACCACGAGGTGCAGCGCATCGACCGCATCGTCCGAGGCCTGCTCGACCTGGGGCGTCCGGAGACGGCCTCACCGGGGCCCGTGGACGTCGGCTCGGTGGTGGAGACGTGCGTGCGGCTGGTGCGGGCCGCTCCGGAGCTGGCGAGCGTCTCGGTGGAGCTGTCGCTCGAGCCCGGGGTGCTGGCCCGCGCGGAGCCGGGCCCGTTGTCGCAGATCCTCATCAACCTGCTGCTCAACGCCGCGCAGGCCATGGGAGGGCAGGGGAGCGTCAGCGTCACCACGCGACTGGAGGCGGGCGAGGCGCGGGTGGTGGTGCGCGATCACGGGCCTGGAATCCCTCCCGAGGTGATGCCCCGCCTGTTCGAGCCCTTCTTCACGACCAAGGGGCGCCAGGGCACGGGCCTGGGACTGGCCGTGTCGCTGCGACTCGCGCAGGTGATGGGCGGGCGACTGGGCGCGGAGAACCTCCCCGAGGGTGGCGCGTGCTTCACCGTGGCCCTGCCCGCCGTGTGA
- a CDS encoding prepilin peptidase, which translates to MPGSVTDFSLVLGWAGPLFTAFLLVLGLCIGSFLNVVIARVPEGLSIVRPGSRCPRCGHVLAWYENIPVLSWLALRGRCRSCHAPISPRYVLVELLTGLLFLACLNRFGWTYALFPALVLVSLLIPLTFIDLAHWILPFSLTVPGIAAGLVLAVPRGADAVVDATVGAVLGFLVFRLMEYIGWKVFKKEALGGGDKFLVALLGAFLSWRALLGILFLSSLQGAVVGIALLAFTGRAGPAAQPPAPGSPPSPPGPGPTPAQDASSPSGGVIPPSSDDVPPPGMAPHPVGTAPVSDATPKEEADAPEPTLTWEFTRPGIPLWKRLLLVPWCLLVQPIPDAPVDEETGEEEEWVPGPTNIPFGPWLALAGLEVMLLGPWLARVLPMDIALLLGGAP; encoded by the coding sequence ATGCCGGGCTCCGTGACGGACTTCTCCCTCGTGCTGGGCTGGGCCGGGCCTCTCTTCACCGCCTTCCTCCTGGTCCTCGGCCTGTGTATCGGCAGCTTCCTCAATGTCGTCATCGCGCGTGTCCCTGAAGGACTGAGCATCGTCCGCCCCGGCTCACGCTGTCCCCGGTGCGGGCACGTGCTTGCCTGGTACGAGAACATCCCCGTGCTCTCGTGGCTCGCGCTGCGGGGACGGTGTCGTTCGTGTCACGCGCCCATCTCACCGCGTTACGTGCTCGTGGAACTGCTCACGGGGCTGTTGTTCCTCGCGTGCCTGAACCGCTTCGGCTGGACGTACGCGCTGTTCCCCGCGCTGGTGCTGGTGTCGCTGTTGATACCGCTCACCTTCATCGACCTGGCGCACTGGATACTGCCGTTCTCGCTGACGGTGCCGGGCATCGCCGCGGGGTTGGTGCTGGCGGTGCCGCGAGGCGCGGACGCGGTGGTGGACGCGACGGTGGGCGCGGTGCTCGGCTTCCTGGTGTTCCGCCTGATGGAGTACATCGGTTGGAAGGTCTTCAAGAAGGAGGCGCTGGGCGGCGGCGACAAGTTCCTCGTCGCGCTGCTCGGTGCGTTCCTCTCCTGGCGAGCGCTGCTCGGCATCCTCTTCCTGTCCTCGCTCCAGGGCGCGGTGGTGGGAATCGCGCTGCTCGCCTTCACCGGACGCGCGGGGCCCGCGGCGCAGCCTCCCGCTCCGGGCTCGCCCCCGTCTCCGCCGGGGCCAGGACCCACGCCGGCTCAAGACGCGTCCTCGCCTTCGGGCGGCGTCATCCCGCCCTCGTCAGATGATGTGCCGCCGCCCGGGATGGCTCCACACCCGGTGGGCACGGCGCCTGTGTCGGATGCGACGCCGAAAGAGGAGGCCGACGCGCCCGAGCCCACCCTGACGTGGGAGTTCACCCGGCCCGGGATTCCGCTGTGGAAGCGGCTGCTCCTGGTCCCCTGGTGTCTGCTCGTCCAGCCGATTCCCGACGCGCCCGTGGACGAGGAGACGGGCGAGGAGGAGGAGTGGGTGCCCGGTCCCACCAACATCCCCTTCGGGCCGTGGTTGGCGCTCGCGGGCCTCGAGGTGATGTTGCTCGGTCCGTGGTTGGCGAGGGTGCTGCCCATGGACATCGCGCTGCTCCTGGGAGGCGCGCCGTGA